The following coding sequences are from one Streptomyces venezuelae window:
- a CDS encoding ABC transporter permease, whose protein sequence is MTPARTTPTAPMYRLSTKGVIRSEWHKLWTLRSTWITLITASALVLAVGITMGATYDGDDAEVDTIVFTLFGTQLSQICLAVLGILVTAGEYSTGMIRSSLAAVPRRVPVLWSKAGVFAAVAFTLSLATNVVTFLVAQIWLADTDKELSLTDPGVFGALTTSAVSLTLLSLVALALGALFRSVPGAIGAFVATVLILPEVLSMLPFGAVDTAMKYFPAQAASSLGSVARVENTIAPGAAVCTLVLWAAAIMAAATMLLKRRDV, encoded by the coding sequence ATGACCCCCGCCCGCACCACACCCACTGCCCCCATGTACCGCCTCAGCACCAAGGGCGTCATCCGCTCCGAGTGGCACAAGCTGTGGACGCTCCGCTCGACGTGGATCACCCTGATCACCGCGAGCGCGCTGGTCCTCGCGGTGGGCATCACCATGGGCGCCACGTACGACGGCGACGACGCCGAGGTGGACACCATCGTCTTCACCCTGTTCGGCACGCAGCTGTCCCAGATCTGCCTCGCCGTCCTCGGCATCCTCGTCACCGCGGGCGAGTACTCGACGGGCATGATCCGTTCCTCACTCGCCGCGGTCCCGCGCCGCGTGCCCGTCCTGTGGTCAAAGGCCGGTGTGTTCGCGGCGGTCGCGTTCACCCTGTCCCTCGCGACGAACGTCGTGACGTTCCTCGTCGCCCAGATCTGGCTCGCGGACACGGACAAGGAGCTGTCGCTCACCGACCCGGGCGTCTTCGGCGCCCTCACGACCAGCGCCGTCTCCCTCACCCTGCTGAGCCTCGTCGCGCTGGCTCTGGGTGCCCTGTTCCGCTCGGTGCCCGGAGCCATCGGCGCGTTCGTCGCGACGGTCCTGATCCTGCCCGAGGTCCTGTCGATGCTGCCGTTCGGCGCCGTGGACACCGCCATGAAGTACTTCCCCGCCCAGGCCGCGAGTTCCCTCGGCTCGGTGGCCCGCGTGGAGAACACCATCGCGCCGGGCGCGGCCGTCTGCACACTCGTCCTGTGGGCGGCGGCCATCATGGCGGCGGCGACGATGCTCCTCAAGCGCCGCGATGTATGA